In the genome of Candidatus Aminicenantes bacterium, one region contains:
- a CDS encoding Gfo/Idh/MocA family oxidoreductase, which yields FLPAIVRVREMLAEGAIGEPRWLAADFGFKAPFNPKSRIYNPDLGGGALLDVGIYPISLASMVFGAPQGISSTARIGPTGVDEQDAIILSYAGGRLASLNACVTMTTPTEAVIAGDKGIIKIYTPFFRTRKISLGVNMIADMGEKKMAWLRRAARMIPAVSRLRESLEGRHPRAIHAPYRGNGLHYQAAEVMRCLGQGLTESPVMPWAETLSIMETMDKIRAQWGLVYPSEQS from the coding sequence GTTTTTGCCCGCGATCGTCAGGGTGCGCGAAATGCTGGCCGAGGGGGCGATCGGCGAGCCGCGCTGGCTGGCCGCCGATTTCGGGTTCAAGGCCCCGTTCAATCCCAAGAGCCGCATCTACAATCCGGATCTGGGCGGTGGAGCCCTGCTGGATGTCGGGATTTACCCGATCTCGCTGGCCTCGATGGTCTTCGGCGCGCCGCAGGGGATCTCTTCAACGGCCCGCATCGGCCCCACCGGTGTCGACGAGCAGGACGCGATCATCCTTTCATATGCCGGCGGCCGGCTGGCGTCGCTCAACGCCTGCGTCACCATGACGACGCCGACCGAGGCCGTCATCGCCGGCGACAAGGGAATCATCAAGATCTATACCCCGTTCTTTCGGACCCGGAAAATCTCGCTGGGCGTCAACATGATCGCGGACATGGGGGAGAAGAAGATGGCTTGGCTGCGCCGGGCGGCCCGCATGATACCCGCGGTCTCGCGCCTGAGGGAATCGCTCGAGGGCCGCCACCCCCGGGCGATCCACGCGCCTTACCGCGGCAACGGCCTGCACTACCAGGCGGCCGAGGTCATGCGCTGTTTGGGCCAGGGGCTGACCGAAAGCCCGGTCATGCCGTGGGCCGAGACGCTTTCGATTATGGAGACGATGGACAAAATCCGGGCCCAATGGGGACTCGTCTACCCGTCGGAGCAATCATGA